One window of Thermoplasmata archaeon genomic DNA carries:
- a CDS encoding PRC-barrel domain-containing protein, producing MKKFATELRGKTVMTNDGQILGTIDNFIVNTKNGKLSDVLVMPAENVGGKDFKTDPEGRFILPFKGMRSVKDVVVMTL from the coding sequence ATGAAGAAGTTCGCAACCGAGCTCCGGGGGAAGACCGTCATGACGAACGACGGCCAGATCCTCGGGACGATCGACAATTTCATCGTGAACACGAAGAACGGAAAGCTGTCCGACGTCCTCGTCATGCCCGCCGAAAACGTCGGCGGCAAGGACTTCAAGACGGACCCCGAGGGCCGGTTCATCCTGCCCTTCAAGGGCATGCGGTCCGTGAAAGACGTCGTCGTGATGACGCTCTAG
- a CDS encoding SPFH domain-containing protein — MAGEEILSFVILGIVIVVFAAILLYASRYKKVPPNMAMVVFGKKQKGRGGRGYQVLSGGAKLIVPIVESVEWLRLDVRTLDLVVSDIVTDVKRSGAKINIKAVAQVKISSDEATLNTAAENLLGKTEQQVDEIALKTLEGHVRGVCATLTVEEVNSDRDAIASKILGMAGNDLRNMGIEIRSFVIKEIEDAQGYLNALGVKRTEEVKRDARVGKANANREATIAEATAAQAAEQANAQAEANVAQYHRDRDVIKQQSEATVELERANKEIAFQLQTAKRDQELIVEQRKIDIRAKEQEVLVQEQEVKRREQEQTAAQVVPAKAAADAVAATADGEKRKLIITAEGEKERAILVAEGERERLARTAMGEAERIRQEGTAEADIIRLKGEAQAYAIKATGLAEAAAMQAKAEAWEKYGKAAVTQLIVEKLPEIVQNAAKSLETTQKLIIMGERGPSQLVGSVVDIAATAPALVKALTGMDLTELAGKLKDVTK; from the coding sequence GTGGCGGGCGAGGAGATTCTGAGCTTTGTCATCTTGGGCATCGTGATCGTGGTCTTTGCGGCTATCCTGCTCTATGCGAGCCGGTACAAGAAGGTCCCTCCGAACATGGCCATGGTCGTCTTCGGGAAGAAGCAGAAGGGACGGGGCGGCCGCGGATACCAGGTCCTATCGGGAGGCGCGAAGCTCATCGTGCCCATCGTCGAGTCCGTGGAGTGGCTGCGCCTCGACGTCCGCACCCTGGACCTCGTCGTATCGGACATCGTCACGGACGTCAAGCGCTCGGGGGCCAAGATCAACATCAAGGCCGTCGCCCAGGTCAAGATCTCCTCGGACGAGGCCACGCTGAACACGGCCGCGGAGAACCTGCTCGGGAAGACGGAGCAGCAGGTCGACGAGATCGCGCTGAAGACCCTTGAGGGCCACGTCCGTGGCGTGTGCGCCACGCTGACCGTCGAGGAGGTCAACTCGGACCGGGATGCGATCGCGTCCAAGATCCTCGGCATGGCCGGCAACGACCTGCGGAACATGGGCATCGAGATCCGGTCCTTCGTGATCAAGGAGATCGAGGATGCGCAGGGGTACCTGAACGCCCTCGGGGTGAAGAGGACGGAGGAGGTCAAGCGGGACGCCCGGGTCGGCAAGGCGAACGCGAACCGAGAGGCGACCATCGCCGAGGCCACCGCCGCCCAGGCGGCGGAACAGGCGAACGCCCAAGCCGAAGCGAACGTCGCCCAGTACCACCGGGATCGGGACGTGATCAAGCAGCAATCCGAGGCCACGGTCGAACTCGAGCGAGCGAACAAGGAGATCGCCTTCCAGCTCCAGACCGCCAAGCGGGACCAGGAGCTCATCGTCGAGCAGCGGAAGATCGACATCCGCGCGAAGGAACAGGAGGTCCTCGTCCAGGAGCAGGAGGTCAAGCGCCGCGAGCAGGAGCAGACCGCCGCGCAGGTGGTCCCCGCGAAGGCGGCCGCCGACGCCGTTGCCGCGACCGCGGACGGCGAGAAGCGCAAGCTCATCATCACCGCGGAAGGCGAGAAGGAACGCGCGATCCTCGTGGCCGAGGGCGAGCGGGAGCGCCTCGCCCGCACGGCGATGGGCGAGGCCGAGCGCATCCGTCAGGAAGGGACCGCGGAGGCGGACATCATCCGCCTCAAAGGCGAGGCCCAGGCCTACGCGATCAAGGCCACCGGGCTCGCCGAGGCCGCTGCGATGCAGGCCAAGGCGGAGGCTTGGGAGAAGTACGGCAAGGCCGCGGTCACCCAGCTCATCGTGGAGAAGCTGCCCGAGATCGTCCAGAACGCCGCGAAGTCGCTCGAGACGACCCAGAAGCTCATCATCATGGGCGAACGGGGACCGTCCCAGCTCGTCGGCAGCGTCGTGGACATCGCCGCGACGGCGCCGGCCCTGGTCAAGGCCCTCACCGGGATGGACCTCACGGAGCTGGCGGGGAAGCTGAAAGACGTCACGAAGTGA
- a CDS encoding zinc ribbon domain-containing protein: MAGYLNFDPSRKLEFDSARPLEFDSGRPLDFPPSRELEFQPNRDLGFGQRGVVFRGYICPICGALVSPDATSCNECGTVFEGPPTSPPPAPPRAPPRGGAAPASSPPASAPRKAAPAKPSVAYCTFCGVQLHAGDAFCWNCGAQAKGGSEVVRLPARKQTSATREWRRSEER, translated from the coding sequence ATGGCGGGATACCTGAACTTCGACCCGAGCCGGAAGCTCGAGTTCGACTCCGCACGGCCGCTCGAGTTCGATTCGGGCCGCCCCCTGGACTTCCCGCCCTCGCGGGAGCTGGAGTTCCAGCCGAACCGCGACCTGGGATTCGGGCAGCGGGGCGTCGTGTTCCGGGGATACATCTGTCCCATCTGCGGTGCACTCGTTTCCCCCGATGCCACTAGTTGCAACGAGTGCGGCACGGTGTTCGAGGGCCCGCCCACATCGCCCCCGCCTGCCCCTCCCCGCGCGCCGCCGCGAGGTGGTGCGGCGCCCGCCTCGAGCCCGCCGGCATCCGCGCCCCGGAAGGCCGCGCCCGCGAAGCCGAGCGTGGCCTACTGCACGTTCTGCGGTGTCCAGCTCCACGCCGGCGATGCCTTCTGCTGGAACTGCGGTGCGCAGGCGAAGGGAGGGTCGGAGGTCGTCCGACTGCCCGCGAGGAAGCAGACGTCCGCCACCCGCGAGTGGCGGCGTTCCGAGGAGCGTTGA
- a CDS encoding Lrp/AsnC family transcriptional regulator — protein MTPMVKLDELDLRILALLNQDARKSYRDIAREVDASISTVSNRVRKLESEGVITGYAPLIDESKIGFDVLAVVGVKIHKGKLLEDQRRIAKDDRVSPVFDVTGEWDSILVVRLKSTRELDGFIKRLGSMEYVENTYTQVVLNVVKEERRVLP, from the coding sequence ATGACCCCCATGGTGAAGCTGGACGAGCTCGACCTGCGGATCCTCGCGCTCTTGAACCAGGATGCGCGGAAATCCTACCGGGACATTGCCAGGGAGGTCGATGCGAGCATCAGCACGGTCTCCAACCGAGTCCGGAAACTCGAGTCCGAGGGCGTGATCACGGGCTACGCGCCCCTGATCGACGAGTCCAAGATTGGGTTCGACGTCCTGGCGGTCGTCGGGGTCAAGATTCACAAGGGGAAACTCCTCGAGGACCAGCGACGCATTGCGAAGGACGACCGCGTGAGCCCCGTGTTCGACGTCACGGGAGAGTGGGACTCCATCCTCGTCGTCCGGCTCAAGAGCACGCGGGAGCTCGACGGGTTCATCAAACGGCTCGGATCCATGGAATACGTCGAGAACACGTACACCCAGGTGGTCCTCAATGTGGTGAAGGAGGAGCGGCGAGTTCTTCCCTAG
- the glnA gene encoding type I glutamate--ammonia ligase, whose protein sequence is MAAKKTTSVDTVLKRIQAEKIRWIDLQFVDLVGGLQHITIPSTSIGAEDFKRGIGKLDGSSIKGFKEIHESDMVMKPDPATFAILPWYDGEHRTARMIVDVYEGGTYERFTRDSRFIAQKAVQYAKDSGYDTTYWGPEIEFFVFDGIRLTPTPDHARNPWSGAGYEILSREAPWHENGGKDFPIRFKEGYYPAPPLDSLVDFRNEACRILIDDFGMTLDAHHHEVATAGQCEIDMRYTELVPQADNCVTYRYVMKMVAHRMGMMATFMPKPIFGDNASGMHVHQSVWTKGKNMMYDPDDTYAEISQTCRYYIGGLMDHAPSLCAFTNPTTNSYRRLVPGYEAPVFIAWSKRNRSANIRIPMYYSGIEAAKRLEYRTPDPSCNPYLAFAACLSAGLDGIKRKIDPGNPVDEDLYHLSASKRKSLGVRELPGSLKESVEHLQTDYMFLKTVFSQDFLEKYEELKLDEHLQTSLRPSPYEFYRYMDA, encoded by the coding sequence ATGGCGGCCAAGAAGACAACCAGCGTAGACACCGTGCTGAAACGGATCCAGGCAGAGAAGATCCGCTGGATCGATCTGCAGTTCGTGGACTTGGTGGGCGGACTCCAACACATCACGATCCCGTCGACGTCGATCGGCGCCGAGGACTTCAAGCGCGGCATCGGGAAGCTGGACGGCTCGTCGATCAAGGGCTTCAAGGAAATCCACGAGTCGGACATGGTCATGAAGCCCGATCCAGCCACGTTCGCGATTCTTCCGTGGTACGATGGGGAGCACCGGACCGCCCGGATGATCGTCGACGTGTACGAGGGCGGCACGTACGAGCGCTTCACGCGCGACTCCCGGTTCATCGCGCAGAAGGCCGTCCAGTATGCGAAGGACTCCGGGTACGACACGACCTACTGGGGCCCCGAGATTGAGTTCTTCGTGTTTGACGGCATCCGGCTCACGCCGACCCCGGACCACGCGCGGAACCCTTGGTCCGGCGCCGGCTACGAGATCCTGAGCCGCGAGGCCCCGTGGCACGAGAACGGCGGCAAGGACTTCCCCATCCGGTTCAAGGAAGGGTACTATCCGGCGCCGCCCCTGGACAGTCTCGTGGACTTCCGGAACGAGGCCTGCCGCATCCTGATCGACGACTTCGGCATGACGCTGGACGCCCACCACCACGAGGTGGCGACCGCGGGCCAGTGCGAGATCGACATGCGGTACACGGAGCTCGTGCCCCAGGCGGACAACTGCGTCACGTATCGCTATGTGATGAAGATGGTCGCGCACCGGATGGGCATGATGGCCACGTTCATGCCCAAACCGATCTTCGGCGACAACGCGAGCGGAATGCACGTCCACCAGAGCGTCTGGACCAAGGGCAAGAACATGATGTACGACCCGGACGACACGTACGCGGAGATCAGCCAGACGTGCCGCTACTACATCGGCGGGCTGATGGACCACGCCCCATCCCTCTGCGCGTTCACCAACCCGACGACGAACTCGTACCGCCGGCTCGTGCCCGGGTACGAGGCCCCTGTGTTCATCGCGTGGTCCAAGCGGAACCGCAGCGCGAACATCCGCATCCCCATGTACTACAGCGGGATCGAGGCGGCGAAGCGTCTGGAGTACCGGACGCCGGACCCCTCGTGCAACCCGTACCTCGCGTTCGCTGCGTGCCTATCCGCGGGCCTCGACGGGATCAAGCGGAAGATTGACCCCGGCAACCCCGTGGACGAGGACCTCTACCACCTGAGCGCGTCGAAGCGCAAGTCCCTCGGCGTGCGCGAACTCCCCGGTTCCCTCAAGGAGTCCGTGGAACACCTCCAAACGGACTACATGTTCCTGAAGACCGTGTTCAGCCAGGACTTCCTCGAGAAGTACGAGGAGCTCAAGCTCGACGAGCACCTCCAGACCTCGCTGCGACCCTCGCCGTACGAGTTCTACCGGTACATGGACGCCTAG